The following DNA comes from Bos indicus x Bos taurus breed Angus x Brahman F1 hybrid chromosome 5, Bos_hybrid_MaternalHap_v2.0, whole genome shotgun sequence.
GGGGACGAGGCCCTGGCGGCCTTCCGCGAGGATGAGGGCTGCCTGCCCGAGGGTGGCGTGGACGAGAAGCCGCTGCCCTCCCAGCCCTTCCAGCGCCAGGTGTGGCTGCTCTTCGAGTACCCGGAGAGCTCGGGGCCCGCCCGGGGCATCGCCATCGTTTCCGTCCTGGTCATCCTCATCTCCATCGTCATCTTCTGCCTGGAGACGCTGCCCCAGTTCCGTGCAGACGGTCGAGGTGGAAGCAACGGTGGCGGCGTCTCCCCAGGGTCCAGGGGCagtcaggaggaagaggaggatgaaGGTGACTCCTATACCTTCCATCCTGGCATCGCCCCCGGGGGAATGGTGGCAGGGGGCTCATCCTCACTAAGTACTCTCGGGGGCTCCTTCTTTACCGACCCCTTCTTTCTGGTGGAGACGCTGTGCATCGTCTGGTTCACCTTCGAGCTGCTGGTGCGCTTCTCCGCCTGCCCTAGCAAGCCAGCCTTCTTCCGGAACATCATGAACATCATCGACCTGGTGGCCATCTTCCCCTACTTCATCACCCTGGGCACCGAGCTGgtgcagcagcaggagcagcagtcgGCCACTGGTGGGGGCGGCCAGAACGGGCAGCAGGCCATGTCCCTGGCCATCCTCAGAGTGATCCGCCTGGTCCGCGTGTTCCGCATCTTCAAGCTGTCACGCCACTCCAAGGGGCTGCAGATCCTGGGCAAGACGCTGCAGGCCTCCATGCGGGAGCTGGGCCTgctcatcttcttcctcttcatcgGGGTCATCCTCTTCTCCAGCGCCGTCTATTTCGCGGAGGCTGACGACGACGATTCGCTCTTCCCCA
Coding sequences within:
- the KCNA6 gene encoding potassium voltage-gated channel subfamily A member 6, whose product is MRSEKSLTLAAPGEVRGPEGEQQDAGDFPEAGGGGGGCCSSERLVINISGLRFETQLRTLSLFPDTLLGDPGRRVRFFDPLRNEYFFDRNRPSFDAILYYYQSGGRLRRPVNVPLDIFLEEIRFYQLGDEALAAFREDEGCLPEGGVDEKPLPSQPFQRQVWLLFEYPESSGPARGIAIVSVLVILISIVIFCLETLPQFRADGRGGSNGGGVSPGSRGSQEEEEDEGDSYTFHPGIAPGGMVAGGSSSLSTLGGSFFTDPFFLVETLCIVWFTFELLVRFSACPSKPAFFRNIMNIIDLVAIFPYFITLGTELVQQQEQQSATGGGGQNGQQAMSLAILRVIRLVRVFRIFKLSRHSKGLQILGKTLQASMRELGLLIFFLFIGVILFSSAVYFAEADDDDSLFPSIPDAFWWAVVTMTTVGYGDMYPMTVGGKIVGSLCAIAGVLTIALPVPVIVSNFNYFYHRETEQEEQGQYTHVTCGQPAPDLKAADSGLGKPEFSEATRERRPSYLPTPHRGYAEKRMLTEV